Genomic DNA from Sphingomonas hankookensis:
ATTTCGGAAGGGAGGTCGGGCAACCGGCCTCCCTTTTCGTTTGTCCGGGTGTCCGGGTTGTCGATGCAGCGAGGTGGTTGCTGTTGTCGGGCCGGGTGTTGGCGGGAGTGCGCCCGGCTCGGGAGATAGCGGCTCCGTGCCGTGCATTCCGATCGCCAACGTAAGGATCGTGTAGGCCCCGGTCCGTCGCCCCCACCAGATGGTCAACGACCGAACGGATCTCGGGCAGCATCACCGCCTGTTCGTCGATCGGGTTGGGAGTGCCGATCCCATCGGAGTGCGCATTCAGCGCAAGCGCCGTCGTGATCTTGCGTATGGGCGCCTATATCGTCGGTGTGGTCCGTGCGCCGCTGACCGCGGTCCTCATCCTGTCCGAGACGACGGCGAGCCGCGGCCTGATGCTGTCGATGTTCGCGGCCGCCTTCCTTGGGCGTTTCGCCAGCCGCCGGGTGTCGCGAGACGCTGTATCGCGGGCTGGTGCAGGCCTTTGCCATGCCGCCGGTGGCGAAACCCGGCTGATCGCAACCCCTTCCCCCGATCCGACGAAGGTCGTCAGCGCGGCTGATATGGGTTAGGCGGGGGTATGTCTGCCAGTCATATCAATCCGCGCGTCTTCTGGGGCGCGTCCGCCATCATTGCCGCCCTGCTGATCACGACGCTGGCCATGCCCGGCAGCGCCGATCAGGCGTTCAAGGCGGCGCAGGCCTGGGCGATCGATACCTTTGGCTGGTTCTACATCGCGTCGGTCGCGGTGTTTCTGGTGGTGGTGCTGTCGCTGGGCTTCGGACCGGCGGGCAGGCTGAAACTCGGTCCCGACGATTCCGAACCGGACTTTCCCTATGTATCGTGGCTGGCGATGCTGTTCGCAGCCGGCATGGGCATCGGGCTGATGTACTTTGCGGTCGCCGAGCCGATCCAGCATTATATCTCGCCGCCCGAAGCGGAAAGCGGTACGATCACCGCCGCGCGCGAGGCGATGGCGATCACCTTCCACCATTATGGGGTCCATGCCTGGGCCATCTATGCGCTGGTCGGCCTCAGCCTTGCCTATTTCACCTATCGCAAGGATCTGCCGCTGACATTGCGGTCCGGCCTGTCGCCGCTGCTGGGCAAGCGCATCAACGGTCCGCTGGGCGATGCGATCGATATTTTCGCGGTGTGCGGCACGGTGTTCGGGGTTTCGACCTCGCTGGGGTTCGGCGTGTCGCAGATGACCGCCGGGCTGGCCTATGAATATGCCGTGCCCGACAGCACCGTTACCAAGATCGCGGTCATCGTCATCGTGATGGGGGCGGCGACGCTGTCGGTGCTGAGCGGGGCGGATCGCGGGATACGCCGATTGTCCGAGCTTAATCTGGCGATGGCCGTCCTGCTGATGTTGTTCGTGCTGGCGCTGGGTCCGACGCTGTTCCTGCTGCGTGCGCTGGTGCAGAATTTCGGGCTGTATCTCGACCATTTCGTCCTGCGGACCTTCACGCTCTATGCCTATGAACCGCGGGCGTGGATGGCGGACTGGACGCTGTTCTACTGGGCGTGGTGGATCGCATGGTCGCCGTTCGTCGGCATGTTCATCGCGCGCATCTCGCGCGGGCGGACGATCCGCGAATTCGTGATCGGCGTGCTGTTCGTGCCGACCGCCTTCACCTTCCTGTGGATGACGGTGTTCGGCAACACCGCGATCTCGCTCGATCTCGGGACGGCCGCCGGCGGGATCGCCCAGGCGGTGCAGGCCGATCTGTCGACGGCGCTGTTCAAGTTCCTCGAATATCTCCCCGGCGCCAGCGTCACCGCGACCCTCGCCATCGCATTGGTCGGCATCTTCTTCGTCACCTCGGCCGATTCGGGTGCGCTGGTGATCGATACGCTGGCATCGGGCGGGCGGGAGGATACGCCGCGCTGGCAGCGCATCTATTGGTGCGTCCTGCTGGGCGTCACGGCAGCGTTGCTGTTGGTGATGGGCGGGCTGGGCGCGTTGCAGGCCGCGACGCTGCTTGCCGCGCTGCCCTTCTGCTTCATCATGCTGCTGCTGGCGGTCGGGTTGGTGCGACAGACCAATGCCGACCTCGCCGGCGTGGCGCTGCCCGACGAAGCGCCGATGGCCGAACGGCTCAAGCGCCTGCTGGTCCCGGCGCGGCGCGGCGAGATAGTGCGGCAGCTGGCCGGGAACGGCGACGCCGCGCTGCGATCGGTTCACGAGGCCTTGCAGAAGGAGGGGTGGGCCGATTCCACTATCGAGGTGCAGGACGATCAGCGCACGCTGATCCTCGGCGCGCAGAGCGAGCGCGCCTTCACCTATCGGCTGACGCCCCGCTCCCGGCCGCTCGCCGCCTATACCGCGCTGGAGGCGTCGGAGGAGCGGCGCAGCAAGGCGTGGTTCCTGGCGGCGGAGACGAACGGAAATGCGCGGTATCGCGACCTCACCGGCTTCACCGCCGAGCAGATCGCCGCCGATGTGCTGACTCAGCTGGAGCGATGGCGATTGGGCGCGTGAACTATGGGCGCGCGCATCGGTCGATCAATTGTCGAAAGTGGGCGGCAAAGTGGGCATCGCGCCCGAAACCGCCAGATTATCCAATGATGTCAAAAGATAATGGCGGAGACGGAGGGATTCGAACCCTCGGTAGGAGTAATCCCCCTACGGCGGTTTAGCAAACCGCTGGTTTCAGCCACTCACCCACGTCTCCCAAGCGCGCAGTACGGCTTGGAGAGGGGGCCTATAACGGGGAATGGGCGGGGATCAACACCCTACGTTGATCGTAATTCGACGCCGACCGGCCGCGCGTTCATTGCAGGGACAGCTGCTTGGCGCCTATCGTGTGCGCGATGGGCAGGTTTGCGGGGAACAGGTGATGAAACGGTTGATCGGATGGATGGCGCCGCTGCTGGTGCTGGCGGTGCCGGCCCAGGCGCAGGTGCGGACCGTCGATCCCAATGACGCGATCGATGGCGATCTGGCCCCGCAGCAGGCGCCGGCGCCCACTCCGCGATCGACCGTGCCGCCGGCCTATCAGTCCGAGCCGGTCCCGCCGGTGCAGCAAACGCCGCCGCCGGTGCAGCAGTCGCCGAGCACGACCGCGACATCGGCGGCCAACGACACGTTCGAACGCGAGGACCTGATCGGTGCCGCCGAGGGCGTGTTCGGGCGCGGGGCCGAGGGGCTGGCGGGCATCATCGAAAACATCCTGAAGGACCAGGGCAAGCCCAATGCCTATATCGCTGGGCGCGAGGCGGCGGGTGCGTTCGTCGTCGGGCTGCGCTATGGCTCGGGGGTGATGAACCACAAGGTCGAGGGGCAACGGCCGGTCTATTGGACTGGGCCGTCGGTCGGTTTCGACGTGGGCGGCGATGCGACCAAGGTCTTCGTTCTGGTCTACAACCTGTATGACTCGCAGGAGCTGTACAAGCGCTTCCCGGCGGCCGAGGGGCGGGCCTATTTCGTCGGTGGTTTTTCGGCGAGCTATCTGCGGCGGGGCGATGTGGTGCTGATCCCGGTTCGCCTGGGTGTCGGTTGGCGGCTGGGCGCCAATGTCGGCTATATGCGGTTCAGTGAAAAGCAGAGGTGGCTGCCGTTTTAAGGCGAAGCGGGGCCGGCTCCTGCCGACTCCCGCAAGCCCGGCCGGCGGCTGCAAGCCGACCGACGACGCGGGCTTTGCCCGCGGCGCTGGCGCAGGGCGGCCCGCTCCTGCGGGACACGCCCCAGCCCGGCCGGCGGCTGCAAGCCGATCGACGCCGCGGGCTTTGCCCGCGGCGCTGGCGTGATCGGTTCGCGATAGAAGGAAGAAGCGGGACCCCGGGTCAAGCCCGGGGTAACGATGGTGGTGTATCGTCCTGATCCCCTTCACCCCCCCTGGAACGAAGTCGATTCGAACCGCACCGGCGCACCCTGCGCCTTGCCGACCAGCTCGGCTTCCCACATCGCGGTCCGGCCCCGCACGATCGTACCCACCGGGCGTCCGGTCAGCGTATCGCCGGTGAACGGCGACCAGCCCGCGCGCGAGGCGAGCCAGCTTTCCTCGATCGTCCAGCGGCGCTTCAGATCGACGACGGTGAAGTCGGCGTCATAGCCGAACGCGATCCGCCCCTTGCCGGCTAGGCCGAAGATGCGTTGCGCGCCGGCGCTGGTCAGGTCGATCAGCCGCTGAAGCGTCAATCGCCCTTCGGCGACGTGGTTCAGCAGCAACGGGAGCAGCGTCTGCACGCCGGGCATGCCGCTGGGGGTGGCGGGATAGGTCTTGGCCTTTTCCTCGATCGTGTGCGGCGCGTGGTCGGACCCGATCACGTCGGGCACACCCTGGTTCAGCCAGTACCACAGCCCGTTGCGATGCGCGCCGGAGCGGATCGGCGGGTTCATCTGCGCATAGGTGCCGAGGCGCGGATAGGCGTCCTCGCCCGCCAGCGTCAGATGCTGCGGCGTGACCTCGCACGAGGCGATGTCCTTGTTGGCGCCCAGCACTTCCAGTTCGGCCGGCGTGGTCACGTGCAGGACATGGACCCGGCGGCCCGCCTCGCGCGCGAGGCGCAGGATGCGGCGGGTGGCCAGCATCGCGCTCTCGTCGTCGCGCCAGACGGGGTGCGAGGCCGGATCGCCGCTTACCCGTTCGCCCTCGCGCGCGATCATCCGTATCTCGTCCTCGGCATGGATCGCCACGCGGCGCTGCCCGGAGCGGAGCACGCGCAGCAGGTCGGCATCCTCCGACACCAGCAGGTCGCCGGTCGACGACCCCATGAAGATCTTGACCCCCGCCGTGCCGGGCAGGCGCTCCAGTTCGGCCAGATGGTTGGCGTTGCGCGCGGTCGCGCCGACGTAAAAGGCATGGTCGCAATACATGCGGCCCTTGGCGCGCGCGAGCTTGTCGGCGATCGCGTCCTCGGTATCGGTCGCGGGCTTGGTGTTCGGCATTTCGAACACCGCGGTCACGCCGCCCATCACCGCCGCGATCGATCCTGTGGCGAGGTCTTCCTTATGCTCCAGCCCGGGCTCGCGGAAATGGACCTGCGTGTCGATGACGCCGGGCAGGATGTCGAGGCCGGTACAGTCGATCGTCTCGCCCGCATCGCCGGTCACGCCAATGCCGGCGATGCGTCCGTCGACGATGCCGATATCGACCTGTGCCGGGCCGGAGGGAAGGTGGACGGTGCCACCGGTGAGCTTGGTATCGAAGGTCGCCATTGCCGCCTCTTGTAGCCGGGGGGTAGGCCGTCCTACCTGTTGGCCATGACCATGAACACCCCCGAAACCCGCCCCGGTACCTGGCTGTCCGATCGGGCGGTGCTGCACATCGGCGGGGCGGAGGCGCGGCCGTTTCTGCAAGGACTGGTGACGCAGGATATGGGCGCGGTGACGCCGGAGACGCCGCAATGGGCGGCGCTGCTGAGCGCGCAGGGCAAGGCGCTGTTCGACTTCCTCCTGTGGGCCGATGGCGACGACATATTGATCGATTGCGAAGGCGAGGTCGCCGATGCGCTGGCCAAGCGGCTGACGCTCTATCGCCTGCGCCGTGCGGTGA
This window encodes:
- a CDS encoding chloride channel protein, whose amino-acid sequence is MPIPSECAFSASAVVILRMGAYIVGVVRAPLTAVLILSETTASRGLMLSMFAAAFLGRFASRRVSRDAVSRAGAGLCHAAGGETRLIATPSPDPTKVVSAADMG
- a CDS encoding BCCT family transporter, encoding MSASHINPRVFWGASAIIAALLITTLAMPGSADQAFKAAQAWAIDTFGWFYIASVAVFLVVVLSLGFGPAGRLKLGPDDSEPDFPYVSWLAMLFAAGMGIGLMYFAVAEPIQHYISPPEAESGTITAAREAMAITFHHYGVHAWAIYALVGLSLAYFTYRKDLPLTLRSGLSPLLGKRINGPLGDAIDIFAVCGTVFGVSTSLGFGVSQMTAGLAYEYAVPDSTVTKIAVIVIVMGAATLSVLSGADRGIRRLSELNLAMAVLLMLFVLALGPTLFLLRALVQNFGLYLDHFVLRTFTLYAYEPRAWMADWTLFYWAWWIAWSPFVGMFIARISRGRTIREFVIGVLFVPTAFTFLWMTVFGNTAISLDLGTAAGGIAQAVQADLSTALFKFLEYLPGASVTATLAIALVGIFFVTSADSGALVIDTLASGGREDTPRWQRIYWCVLLGVTAALLLVMGGLGALQAATLLAALPFCFIMLLLAVGLVRQTNADLAGVALPDEAPMAERLKRLLVPARRGEIVRQLAGNGDAALRSVHEALQKEGWADSTIEVQDDQRTLILGAQSERAFTYRLTPRSRPLAAYTALEASEERRSKAWFLAAETNGNARYRDLTGFTAEQIAADVLTQLERWRLGA
- a CDS encoding DUF1134 domain-containing protein, encoding MKRLIGWMAPLLVLAVPAQAQVRTVDPNDAIDGDLAPQQAPAPTPRSTVPPAYQSEPVPPVQQTPPPVQQSPSTTATSAANDTFEREDLIGAAEGVFGRGAEGLAGIIENILKDQGKPNAYIAGREAAGAFVVGLRYGSGVMNHKVEGQRPVYWTGPSVGFDVGGDATKVFVLVYNLYDSQELYKRFPAAEGRAYFVGGFSASYLRRGDVVLIPVRLGVGWRLGANVGYMRFSEKQRWLPF
- a CDS encoding dihydroorotase, with protein sequence MATFDTKLTGGTVHLPSGPAQVDIGIVDGRIAGIGVTGDAGETIDCTGLDILPGVIDTQVHFREPGLEHKEDLATGSIAAVMGGVTAVFEMPNTKPATDTEDAIADKLARAKGRMYCDHAFYVGATARNANHLAELERLPGTAGVKIFMGSSTGDLLVSEDADLLRVLRSGQRRVAIHAEDEIRMIAREGERVSGDPASHPVWRDDESAMLATRRILRLAREAGRRVHVLHVTTPAELEVLGANKDIASCEVTPQHLTLAGEDAYPRLGTYAQMNPPIRSGAHRNGLWYWLNQGVPDVIGSDHAPHTIEEKAKTYPATPSGMPGVQTLLPLLLNHVAEGRLTLQRLIDLTSAGAQRIFGLAGKGRIAFGYDADFTVVDLKRRWTIEESWLASRAGWSPFTGDTLTGRPVGTIVRGRTAMWEAELVGKAQGAPVRFESTSFQGG